A genomic stretch from Ureibacillus composti includes:
- a CDS encoding nuclease-related domain-containing protein → MLDLFKKAIHTIGKQLRESFPFSTVSTYKEETGKGIFSAVSNKGSYGEFLSYKKLSALPGYHKVLFNIYLPNGKGQTTEIDVVFLHETGVYVIESKNYSGWIFGNEKDMNWMQTFPNGKKYPFYNPIKQNAGHIRALQSIIPSIDSGLYKSLIVFSERCSLKKVHHDSPNTYVMNRNHLKKIMTEEIRSSSHQLEPEYIDKVYRFLSHYSKAEQIVKEQHVETIQSRK, encoded by the coding sequence ATGCTTGATCTATTCAAAAAAGCAATACATACCATTGGTAAACAACTTCGCGAGTCTTTTCCCTTCTCTACGGTGTCCACCTACAAAGAAGAAACAGGAAAAGGCATTTTTAGTGCGGTATCAAACAAAGGTTCTTATGGGGAATTTTTGTCATATAAGAAGCTTTCTGCTCTACCTGGATATCATAAAGTACTGTTTAATATTTATCTCCCAAACGGGAAGGGACAGACAACAGAAATCGATGTTGTTTTTCTGCACGAAACAGGCGTTTACGTTATCGAATCGAAGAATTATAGTGGCTGGATTTTTGGAAATGAAAAAGATATGAATTGGATGCAAACGTTCCCAAATGGGAAAAAGTATCCATTTTATAATCCTATTAAACAAAATGCCGGACATATACGAGCATTGCAGTCGATCATCCCTTCCATTGATTCCGGTTTGTATAAGTCTCTTATCGTTTTTAGTGAGCGGTGTTCATTAAAAAAGGTACACCACGACTCCCCTAACACCTATGTAATGAATCGAAATCATTTGAAGAAGATTATGACAGAAGAAATTAGATCTTCTTCCCATCAACTAGAACCTGAATATATCGACAAAGTTTACAGATTCCTTTCTCACTATTCCAAAGCCGAACAAATCGTTAAAGAACAGCACGTTGAAACGATTCAGAGTAGGAAGTAG
- a CDS encoding Dabb family protein, whose product MVSHIVLLQFGESTTEEQKSELIGKLKSLQEEIPGIDNLKVGKDFTNRSKGYDIGLFVDFSNVESFEQYGPHPKHQEVVAYLQEIGVKDVIVNDFQS is encoded by the coding sequence ATGGTAAGCCATATCGTGTTATTACAATTCGGAGAGTCTACTACAGAAGAACAAAAGTCCGAACTTATTGGTAAATTAAAATCACTACAAGAGGAAATTCCTGGCATTGACAATTTGAAAGTAGGGAAGGATTTTACGAATCGTTCTAAAGGTTATGATATTGGACTTTTCGTTGACTTTTCAAACGTAGAATCTTTTGAGCAATACGGCCCACACCCAAAACATCAAGAGGTTGTAGCCTATCTTCAAGAGATCGGCGTAAAAGATGTTATTGTTAATGATTTTCAAAGTTAA